From a region of the Pan paniscus chromosome 19, NHGRI_mPanPan1-v2.0_pri, whole genome shotgun sequence genome:
- the CCDC47 gene encoding PAT complex subunit CCDC47 isoform X1, with translation MKAFHTFCVVLLVFGSVSEAKFDDFEDEEDIVEYDDNDFAEFEDVMEDSVTESPQRVIITEDDEDETTVELEGQDENQEGDFEDADTQEGDTESEPYDDEEFEGYEDKPDTSSSKNKDPITIVDVPAHLQNSWESYYLEILMVTGLLAYIMNYIIGKNKNSRLAQAWFNTHRELLESNFTLVGDDGTNKEATSTGKLNQENEHIYNLWCSGRVCCEGMLIQLRFLKRQDLLNVLARMMRPVSDQVQIKVTMNDEDMDTYVFAVGTRKALVRLQKEMQDLSEFCSDKPKSGAKYGLPDSLAILSEMGEVTDGMMDTKMVHFLTHYADKIESVHFSDQFSGPKIMQEEGQPLKLPDTKRTLLFTFNVPGSGNTYPKDMEALLPLMNMVIYSIDKAKKFRLNREGKQKADKNRARVEENFLKLTHVQRQEAAQSRREEKKRAEKERIMNEEDPEKQRRLEEAALRREQKKLEKKQMKMKQIKVKAM, from the exons ATGAAAGCCTTCCACACTTTCTGTGTTGTCCTTCTGGTGTTTGGGAGTGTCTCTGAAGCCAAGTTTGATGATTTTGAGGATGAAGAGGACATAGTAGAGTATGATGATAATGACTTCGCTGAATTTGAGGATGTCATGGAAGACTCTGTTACTGAATCTCCTCAACGGGTCATAATCACtgaagatgatgaagatgagACCACTGTGGAGTTGGAAGGGCAGGATGAAAACCAAGAAGGAGATTTTGAAGATGCAGATACCCAG GAGGGAGATACTGAGAGTGAACCATATGATGATGAAGAATTTGAAGGTTATGAAGACAAACCAGATACTTCTTCTAGCAAAAATAAAGACCCAATAACGATTGTTGAT GTTCCTGCACACCTCCAGAACAGCTGGGAGAGTTATTATCTAGAAATTTTGATGGTGACTGGTCTGCTTGCTTATATCATGAATTACATCATTGGGAAGAATAAAAACAGTCGCCTTGCACAGGCCTGGTTTAACACTCATAGGGAGCTTTTGGAGAGCAACTTTACTTTAGTGG GGGATGATGGAACTAACAAAGAAGCCACAAGCACAGGAAAGTTGAACCAGGAGAATGAGCACATCTATAACCTGTGGTGTTCTGGTCGAGTGTGCTGTGAGGGCATGCTTATCCAGCTGAGG ttCCTCAAGAGACAAGACTTACTGAATGTCCTGGCCCGGATGATGAGGCCAGTGAGTGATCAAGTG caaataaaagtaaCCATGAATGATGAAGACATGGATACCTACGTATTTGCTGTTGGCACACGGAAAGCCTTGGTGCGACTACAGAAAGAGATGCAGGATTTG AGTGAGTTTTGTAGTGATAAACCTAAGTCTGGAGCAAAGTATGGACTGCCGGACTCTTTGGCCATCCTGTCAGAGATGGGAGAAGTCACAGACGGAATGATGGATACAAAG atggtTCACTTTCTTACACACTATGCTGACAAGATTGAATCTGTTCATTTTTCAGACCAGTTCTCTGGTCCAAAAATTATGCAAGA GGAAGGTCAGCCTTTAAAGCTACCTGACACTAAGAGGACACTGTTGTTTACATTTAATG TGCCTGGCTCAGGTAACACTTACCCAAAGGATATGGAGGCACTGCTACCCCTGATGAACATGGTGATTTATTCTATTGATAAAGCCAAAAAGTTCCGACTCAACAGAGAA GGCAAACAAAAAGCAGATAAGAACCGTGCCCGAGTAGAAGAGAACTTCTTGAAACTGACACATGTGCAAAGACAGGAAGCAGCACAGTCTCGGcgggaggagaaaaaaagagcagagaaGGAGCGAATCATGAATGAGGAAGATCCTGAGAAACAGCGCAGGCTGGAG
- the CCDC47 gene encoding PAT complex subunit CCDC47 isoform X2 gives MEDSVTESPQRVIITEDDEDETTVELEGQDENQEGDFEDADTQEGDTESEPYDDEEFEGYEDKPDTSSSKNKDPITIVDVPAHLQNSWESYYLEILMVTGLLAYIMNYIIGKNKNSRLAQAWFNTHRELLESNFTLVGDDGTNKEATSTGKLNQENEHIYNLWCSGRVCCEGMLIQLRFLKRQDLLNVLARMMRPVSDQVQIKVTMNDEDMDTYVFAVGTRKALVRLQKEMQDLSEFCSDKPKSGAKYGLPDSLAILSEMGEVTDGMMDTKMVHFLTHYADKIESVHFSDQFSGPKIMQEEGQPLKLPDTKRTLLFTFNVPGSGNTYPKDMEALLPLMNMVIYSIDKAKKFRLNREGKQKADKNRARVEENFLKLTHVQRQEAAQSRREEKKRAEKERIMNEEDPEKQRRLEEAALRREQKKLEKKQMKMKQIKVKAM, from the exons ATGGAAGACTCTGTTACTGAATCTCCTCAACGGGTCATAATCACtgaagatgatgaagatgagACCACTGTGGAGTTGGAAGGGCAGGATGAAAACCAAGAAGGAGATTTTGAAGATGCAGATACCCAG GAGGGAGATACTGAGAGTGAACCATATGATGATGAAGAATTTGAAGGTTATGAAGACAAACCAGATACTTCTTCTAGCAAAAATAAAGACCCAATAACGATTGTTGAT GTTCCTGCACACCTCCAGAACAGCTGGGAGAGTTATTATCTAGAAATTTTGATGGTGACTGGTCTGCTTGCTTATATCATGAATTACATCATTGGGAAGAATAAAAACAGTCGCCTTGCACAGGCCTGGTTTAACACTCATAGGGAGCTTTTGGAGAGCAACTTTACTTTAGTGG GGGATGATGGAACTAACAAAGAAGCCACAAGCACAGGAAAGTTGAACCAGGAGAATGAGCACATCTATAACCTGTGGTGTTCTGGTCGAGTGTGCTGTGAGGGCATGCTTATCCAGCTGAGG ttCCTCAAGAGACAAGACTTACTGAATGTCCTGGCCCGGATGATGAGGCCAGTGAGTGATCAAGTG caaataaaagtaaCCATGAATGATGAAGACATGGATACCTACGTATTTGCTGTTGGCACACGGAAAGCCTTGGTGCGACTACAGAAAGAGATGCAGGATTTG AGTGAGTTTTGTAGTGATAAACCTAAGTCTGGAGCAAAGTATGGACTGCCGGACTCTTTGGCCATCCTGTCAGAGATGGGAGAAGTCACAGACGGAATGATGGATACAAAG atggtTCACTTTCTTACACACTATGCTGACAAGATTGAATCTGTTCATTTTTCAGACCAGTTCTCTGGTCCAAAAATTATGCAAGA GGAAGGTCAGCCTTTAAAGCTACCTGACACTAAGAGGACACTGTTGTTTACATTTAATG TGCCTGGCTCAGGTAACACTTACCCAAAGGATATGGAGGCACTGCTACCCCTGATGAACATGGTGATTTATTCTATTGATAAAGCCAAAAAGTTCCGACTCAACAGAGAA GGCAAACAAAAAGCAGATAAGAACCGTGCCCGAGTAGAAGAGAACTTCTTGAAACTGACACATGTGCAAAGACAGGAAGCAGCACAGTCTCGGcgggaggagaaaaaaagagcagagaaGGAGCGAATCATGAATGAGGAAGATCCTGAGAAACAGCGCAGGCTGGAG